The proteins below come from a single Mycolicibacterium sp. TY81 genomic window:
- a CDS encoding SDR family oxidoreductase translates to MGAQELFGGGIAVITGAGSGIGAGLARYAAELGMTTVLADVDAAAVAALRDELSAAGATAVDAVCDVRDAEAVQALADRVNREIGPVRLLVNNAGIEQFGYLWDTPVANWERVMDINVSGVFHGVRAFLPAMLASDEPAWVWNMSSVGGVSTVQLQAPYIVSKHAVLALTECLRVEVELAGHDDHVTVQAVLPGPVQSNIFTAAGGVDSGSGDAADASESERAAMHQLSAMDPLTAAAAIFDQSAAGGFYLTTHPDAVAGAMAERARVLSEQAIPKLRTRRFATK, encoded by the coding sequence ATGGGTGCACAGGAACTGTTCGGTGGTGGGATCGCGGTCATCACGGGTGCCGGCTCGGGCATCGGGGCCGGACTGGCCAGGTACGCCGCCGAGCTCGGGATGACGACGGTGCTCGCCGACGTCGACGCCGCCGCGGTCGCCGCCCTGCGCGATGAACTGTCCGCTGCCGGTGCAACCGCCGTCGACGCGGTGTGCGATGTCCGCGATGCCGAGGCCGTGCAGGCCCTGGCCGACCGGGTCAACCGCGAGATCGGGCCGGTGCGCCTGCTGGTGAACAACGCCGGCATCGAGCAGTTCGGGTACTTGTGGGATACCCCGGTCGCCAATTGGGAGCGCGTCATGGACATCAACGTCAGCGGCGTCTTCCACGGCGTACGGGCCTTCCTGCCCGCCATGCTGGCGTCCGACGAACCCGCGTGGGTGTGGAACATGTCGTCCGTCGGTGGCGTGTCGACGGTGCAGCTGCAGGCGCCGTACATCGTCAGCAAGCACGCCGTGCTCGCACTCACCGAGTGCCTGCGCGTCGAGGTCGAGCTCGCCGGCCACGACGACCACGTCACCGTGCAGGCGGTGCTGCCCGGACCGGTGCAATCCAACATCTTCACGGCGGCCGGCGGTGTCGACAGTGGAAGCGGGGACGCCGCCGACGCCTCAGAGTCCGAGCGCGCGGCGATGCACCAACTCTCTGCCATGGACCCGCTCACCGCGGCCGCGGCCATCTTCGACCAGTCGGCGGCCGGCGGCTTCTATCTGACCACCCACCCCGACGCCGTCGCCGGCGCCATGGCCGAACGCGCCCGCGTCCTCAGCGAGCAGGCGATCCCCAAGCTGCGCACCCGCCGGTTCGCCACCAAGTGA
- a CDS encoding TetR/AcrR family transcriptional regulator, with protein sequence MAEATQRGSDGPSKPVDAQLILDTAAALLERDGVEGFSMRSLSEHLGVAVTSIYWHVGGRDKLFDHLIDRLIEVMASLPATGDTPADRIASLARAQRTALIERQHLMAIAHERDRTPSLFQPVQQTLAAELAALGITGNQAALALRSIEVHVISSALMQFSAIRSGEHEEEDPSLWGDDWPDQKLVDALRSPTDYDAVFEYGLAALLASLG encoded by the coding sequence ATGGCTGAGGCAACCCAGCGCGGGTCCGATGGTCCGTCGAAACCTGTTGACGCTCAACTCATTCTGGATACCGCCGCGGCGCTGCTGGAACGCGACGGTGTCGAGGGCTTCTCCATGCGCAGCCTGTCCGAGCATCTCGGCGTCGCCGTCACCTCGATCTACTGGCACGTCGGCGGCCGGGACAAGCTGTTCGACCACCTGATCGACCGGCTGATCGAGGTGATGGCGAGCCTGCCCGCCACCGGCGACACGCCGGCCGATCGCATCGCATCCCTGGCCCGCGCACAGCGCACCGCGCTCATCGAACGCCAGCACCTGATGGCGATCGCGCACGAACGCGACCGGACGCCATCACTGTTCCAGCCGGTGCAGCAGACCCTCGCCGCCGAACTTGCCGCACTGGGGATCACCGGCAATCAGGCGGCCCTGGCCTTGCGGTCCATCGAGGTACACGTGATTTCGTCTGCGCTGATGCAGTTTTCGGCCATCCGCAGCGGCGAGCACGAGGAAGAGGACCCCTCACTGTGGGGCGACGATTGGCCGGATCAGAAACTGGTCGACGCCCTGCGCTCGCCGACCGACTACGACGCGGTGTTCGAGTACGGACTGGCCGCGCTCCTCGCCTCACTGGGGTGA
- a CDS encoding LLM class flavin-dependent oxidoreductase gives MSSVAQWSPTSMKFGAFLAPYHPLDADPALQLRRDIDLMTHLDHLGFEEAWMGEHHSTGAEIVPAPDVFIAAAAERTERIRFGTGVMSLPYHHPLITADRITQLDLQTRGRLIVGTGPGKIPLDAHMMGITTTNQRRMQGEALEAVLRLLRGEVVNMETDWFTLRDARAQLPTYNPAGIEVATASTISPNGSVLAGKHGLSLLSLAASSQAGYESLDRNWGVYEQVSAENGHVADRSTWRLVNPMFIAETREEAERAVSRRIHAIAEYVNRQQNINPDWAQTPAGIIDYWRTESLGEFGQAIIGTPEDAIAQIDRLIEKTGGFGTLLIMHVDLADWENTKRSYELFASEVIPHFRRRNAGRQASLQFAQDNSEVLIGNLVGAITKAYTDYYGQPTDLPATPAPANELNTAGAHA, from the coding sequence GTGAGCAGCGTTGCCCAGTGGAGCCCGACGTCCATGAAGTTCGGGGCGTTCCTCGCCCCGTACCATCCGCTCGATGCCGACCCGGCGTTGCAATTGCGCCGCGACATCGACCTGATGACGCATCTGGACCACCTCGGTTTCGAAGAGGCCTGGATGGGGGAGCACCACTCCACCGGCGCCGAGATCGTCCCGGCGCCTGACGTTTTCATCGCCGCCGCGGCCGAGCGCACCGAGCGCATCCGCTTCGGCACCGGGGTGATGTCGCTGCCGTACCACCACCCGCTGATCACCGCGGACCGCATCACACAGCTGGACCTGCAGACCCGCGGCCGGCTGATCGTCGGAACCGGCCCGGGCAAGATCCCGCTCGACGCGCACATGATGGGCATCACCACCACCAACCAGCGCCGCATGCAGGGCGAGGCGCTGGAAGCCGTCCTGCGTCTGCTGCGCGGTGAGGTGGTCAACATGGAGACCGACTGGTTCACCCTGCGCGACGCCCGCGCCCAGCTGCCCACCTACAACCCGGCCGGCATTGAGGTGGCCACCGCCTCGACCATCTCGCCCAACGGCTCGGTACTGGCCGGCAAGCACGGATTGTCGCTGCTGTCGCTGGCCGCGAGCTCGCAGGCCGGCTACGAGTCGCTCGACCGCAACTGGGGTGTGTACGAACAGGTTTCGGCCGAGAACGGCCATGTCGCCGACCGGTCGACATGGCGTCTGGTCAACCCGATGTTCATCGCCGAGACGCGCGAGGAAGCCGAGCGCGCCGTCAGCCGCCGCATTCACGCCATCGCCGAATACGTCAACCGGCAGCAGAACATCAACCCGGATTGGGCGCAGACCCCGGCCGGCATCATCGACTACTGGCGCACCGAATCGCTCGGCGAGTTCGGTCAGGCGATCATCGGCACGCCCGAGGACGCCATCGCGCAGATCGATCGCCTGATCGAGAAGACCGGCGGCTTCGGCACCCTGCTGATCATGCACGTCGACCTGGCCGACTGGGAGAACACCAAGCGCAGCTACGAGCTGTTCGCCTCGGAGGTCATCCCGCACTTCCGCCGCCGCAACGCCGGCCGTCAGGCCAGCCTGCAGTTCGCGCAGGACAACTCAGAGGTGCTCATCGGCAACCTCGTGGGCGCGATCACCAAGGCCTACACCGACTACTACGGGCAGCCGACCGATCTGCCCGCCACCCCGGCGCCCGCCAACGAACTCAACACCGCAGGAGCACACGCATGA
- a CDS encoding acyl-CoA dehydrogenase family protein, with the protein MKREVYSEEHEDYRAMIRAFVEAEVSPVYDEWFEKGLVPREFYYKLGELGIFGAEIPEEYGGEGLTSYKFQAILTEELARAAVSFGGSSVHVGLCLPYIRDIGNEEQKKRWFPGMLSGEIMFAIAMTEPGTGSDLAGMRTTAKLSEDGTHYVLNGSKTFITGGVHADRVIVCARTSAPKEDDRRFGISLLVVDTKLEGYSVGRKLDKLGLRCSDTAELNFTDVKVPVEDILGEPDQGFNYLGQNLPRERLGIAVSAYAQAKAAVRFAVQYTKDRTVFGKPVASFQNTKFELAACQADVDAMEAVVDRAMEAHDLDELSAADAAKAKLFCTDAAARVIDRCLQLHGGYGYINEYPIARLYADNRVGRIYGGTSEVMKMIIAKDMGL; encoded by the coding sequence GTGAAACGCGAGGTCTACAGCGAAGAGCACGAGGATTACCGGGCCATGATCCGGGCCTTCGTCGAGGCCGAGGTGAGTCCGGTCTACGACGAGTGGTTCGAGAAGGGCCTCGTGCCGCGCGAGTTCTACTACAAGCTCGGCGAACTCGGCATCTTCGGCGCGGAAATCCCGGAGGAGTACGGCGGCGAGGGTCTGACCTCGTACAAGTTCCAGGCGATCCTCACCGAGGAACTGGCCCGCGCCGCGGTGTCGTTCGGCGGCTCCAGCGTGCACGTCGGTCTGTGTCTGCCCTACATCCGCGACATCGGCAACGAAGAGCAGAAGAAGCGCTGGTTCCCCGGCATGCTCAGCGGCGAGATCATGTTCGCCATCGCGATGACCGAGCCCGGCACCGGTTCCGATCTGGCCGGAATGCGCACCACCGCAAAGCTTTCCGAGGACGGCACCCACTACGTCCTCAACGGCTCCAAGACCTTCATCACCGGCGGTGTGCACGCCGACCGCGTGATCGTCTGCGCGCGCACGTCGGCCCCCAAGGAAGACGATCGCCGCTTCGGCATCTCGCTGCTGGTGGTCGACACCAAGCTGGAGGGCTACTCGGTCGGCCGCAAGCTCGACAAGCTGGGCCTGCGCTGCTCGGACACCGCCGAGCTCAACTTCACCGACGTCAAGGTCCCGGTCGAGGACATCCTCGGCGAGCCCGACCAGGGCTTCAACTACCTCGGCCAGAACCTGCCGCGCGAGCGGCTGGGCATCGCCGTCAGCGCCTACGCGCAGGCCAAGGCCGCGGTCCGGTTCGCCGTGCAGTACACCAAGGATCGCACCGTGTTCGGCAAGCCGGTCGCCTCGTTCCAGAACACCAAGTTCGAGCTCGCCGCCTGCCAGGCCGACGTCGACGCGATGGAAGCTGTCGTCGACCGGGCCATGGAAGCGCACGACCTCGATGAGCTGTCCGCCGCCGACGCCGCCAAGGCCAAACTGTTCTGCACCGATGCGGCCGCGCGCGTGATCGACCGCTGCCTGCAGCTGCACGGCGGCTACGGCTACATCAACGAGTACCCGATCGCCCGGCTGTACGCCGACAACCGCGTCGGCCGCATCTACGGCGGTACCAGTGAGGTCATGAAGATGATCATCGCGAAGGACATGGGGCTCTAA
- a CDS encoding TetR/AcrR family transcriptional regulator translates to MGRPRVPLLNRELIRDTALDLIDRDGLAELSMRKLAAELGVQASSLYKHYPTKDDVLDAVASRVAGEIDTSGFDRGDDWQDALAAWARSHRAALAAHPNLVPYLATGPGRRDVSLRIADAVHGGLVGAGWPPREATLIGAATRSLVLGSTVGSFSRGFTDDVQVYRDRYPHMGQAHLLRGKADQIDTAGFELALTAFIDGLAIRFNALP, encoded by the coding sequence ATGGGCAGGCCCCGCGTACCGCTGCTCAACCGCGAACTCATCCGTGACACCGCTCTGGACTTGATCGATCGCGATGGCCTCGCCGAATTGTCGATGCGCAAGCTGGCCGCCGAACTCGGCGTGCAGGCGTCGTCGCTGTACAAGCACTACCCCACCAAGGACGACGTGCTCGACGCCGTCGCGAGTCGGGTCGCCGGGGAAATCGACACCTCCGGGTTCGACCGCGGCGATGACTGGCAGGACGCGCTGGCGGCGTGGGCCCGCTCCCACCGCGCCGCGCTGGCCGCCCACCCGAATCTCGTGCCCTACCTGGCGACCGGGCCGGGCCGTCGCGATGTCAGCCTCCGGATCGCCGACGCCGTCCACGGCGGCCTGGTCGGCGCCGGCTGGCCACCGCGGGAAGCGACCTTGATCGGTGCCGCCACCCGGTCACTGGTGCTCGGTTCGACCGTCGGCTCCTTCTCACGTGGATTCACCGACGACGTGCAGGTCTACCGCGACCGCTACCCGCACATGGGCCAGGCACATCTGCTGCGTGGCAAGGCCGACCAGATCGACACGGCCGGTTTCGAGCTGGCCCTGACTGCGTTCATCGACGGATTGGCCATCCGCTTCAACGCCCTACCGTGA
- a CDS encoding PucR family transcriptional regulator ligand-binding domain-containing protein yields the protein MPTVAEIVALPVIQQGEPEILCATGFDRPIRWVHVSDVPDLSEVLQGGELVLTTGAALRAAPLDYLRSVAAAQAVGVIVELGAGAVPLPVNVGAIAEELGLALVAVRRVIKFVEVTEQVHRVIVADQYQEVDFARQTHEVFTDLSMRRATPAGIAEAAANLLGAPVVLEDLTHQAVAVATAGRPTSDVLRDWQRRSRQHETGAERTDDWVISEVGRGEDAWGRLIALSASDDVAGRFTMVLERASQALVLHRMAERGRTDIEHQAQAGLLEDVARERIRFEDEVTARAFALGLRPAAQYLPATLRIAGWAAPDGSGTDPVSEQRRSARLLDVVTRSVKALGHTGLFSLRGPGEIAMVLSVNTRAGGALEPLGRALRRDAERAVDAHGLVLGIGSPAAGLIDAIHRITDAAHVAEAALSLPASQRVCFRVADIRLRGLLSMLRTDPRVQRFAEGELRALILHDMETGEGLLGVLRGYLELGGNKSALASRLHLSRPSLYAKLGRIEQILGVDLADGESATSLHVALLILETRNAFGGAGAPL from the coding sequence ATGCCCACCGTTGCCGAGATCGTCGCCCTGCCGGTCATCCAGCAGGGGGAGCCCGAGATTCTCTGCGCCACCGGATTCGACCGCCCGATCCGCTGGGTCCACGTCAGCGACGTCCCGGACCTCTCGGAAGTCCTGCAGGGCGGTGAGCTGGTGCTGACGACCGGTGCCGCGCTGCGGGCCGCGCCGCTGGACTACCTGCGGTCGGTCGCCGCCGCGCAGGCGGTCGGCGTCATCGTCGAACTGGGCGCCGGCGCCGTGCCGCTGCCCGTCAACGTCGGCGCGATCGCGGAAGAACTCGGGCTGGCCCTGGTGGCGGTGCGCCGGGTGATCAAGTTCGTCGAGGTGACCGAACAGGTGCACCGCGTGATCGTCGCCGACCAGTACCAGGAGGTCGATTTCGCGCGGCAGACGCACGAGGTGTTCACCGACCTGAGCATGCGCCGGGCGACGCCCGCCGGGATCGCCGAGGCGGCGGCGAATCTGCTCGGCGCGCCCGTCGTCCTCGAGGACCTCACCCATCAGGCGGTCGCGGTGGCGACGGCCGGGCGCCCGACCTCAGATGTGTTGCGGGACTGGCAACGTCGGTCCCGTCAGCACGAGACCGGGGCCGAACGGACCGACGACTGGGTGATCAGCGAGGTGGGACGCGGCGAGGATGCGTGGGGCCGTCTGATCGCGCTGAGCGCCTCGGACGACGTGGCGGGCAGGTTCACGATGGTGCTGGAGCGGGCGTCGCAGGCGCTGGTGTTGCACCGGATGGCCGAGCGCGGCCGCACCGACATCGAGCATCAGGCGCAGGCCGGCCTGCTGGAAGATGTTGCGCGCGAACGTATCCGGTTCGAGGATGAGGTGACCGCGCGCGCCTTCGCGCTGGGCCTGCGGCCGGCGGCGCAGTACCTGCCCGCGACGCTGCGGATCGCGGGCTGGGCCGCGCCGGATGGTTCCGGCACCGACCCGGTGTCCGAACAACGCCGCAGCGCACGCCTGCTCGACGTCGTCACCCGGTCGGTGAAGGCGTTGGGGCACACCGGATTGTTCTCGCTGCGCGGTCCCGGCGAGATCGCCATGGTCCTGTCGGTGAACACGCGCGCAGGCGGCGCGCTGGAGCCACTGGGCCGGGCACTGCGACGCGACGCCGAACGTGCCGTCGACGCTCACGGCCTGGTACTGGGCATCGGTTCGCCGGCGGCGGGCCTGATCGACGCGATTCACCGCATCACCGATGCCGCCCATGTCGCCGAGGCGGCGCTGTCGCTGCCCGCGTCGCAACGGGTCTGCTTCCGGGTCGCCGACATCAGGCTGCGCGGGCTGCTGTCGATGCTGCGGACCGACCCGCGGGTGCAGCGGTTCGCCGAGGGGGAGCTGCGCGCGCTGATCCTGCACGACATGGAGACGGGTGAGGGCCTGCTCGGCGTCTTGCGCGGCTACCTCGAACTCGGCGGCAACAAGTCGGCGCTCGCGTCGCGGCTGCATCTGAGCCGCCCGTCGCTCTATGCGAAGCTCGGCCGCATCGAGCAGATCCTCGGCGTCGACCTCGCCGACGGTGAGTCGGCGACCTCCCTGCACGTGGCGTTGCTGATCCTGGAGACACGCAACGCTTTCGGTGGCGCCGGCGCACCGCTGTGA
- a CDS encoding alcohol dehydrogenase catalytic domain-containing protein, with amino-acid sequence MRAAQFIDGQFTVTDVPEPPATGPGQLRIKVAACGICGSDLSMSKDPCRFVSVAAGAGFPFAVFDATRPVVLGHEWAGVVVETGEGVEDFQVDDRVTGLGITTEQNGMPTIIGYSNDYHGAFGEYIVVDAFWVRHVPDGLSLEHASLAEPLHVGEMHMQQSGLTPADTALVIGCGSIGLGTILAAKAAGAHLVLASEPSPKRRELAAKMGADIVVDPTEQDPIDVYNELLGSGKTGGGLLIAYECSGRVGTLNTLTHTLPWGSRIQVVASPFAEETIIPVVAQMRQIAINFGHGPYEQAYEKALGRLAAGEIDAEALITGRTGLDGIADAFTALRNPDEHVKILVLPSRS; translated from the coding sequence ATGAGGGCAGCACAGTTCATCGACGGCCAGTTCACCGTGACGGACGTGCCGGAGCCGCCGGCCACCGGTCCGGGCCAGCTGCGCATCAAGGTGGCCGCGTGCGGCATCTGCGGCAGCGACCTGAGCATGTCCAAGGACCCGTGCCGGTTCGTGTCCGTCGCAGCCGGGGCGGGCTTCCCGTTCGCGGTCTTCGACGCCACCCGTCCGGTGGTGCTGGGGCATGAATGGGCGGGCGTCGTCGTCGAAACCGGCGAGGGCGTCGAGGATTTCCAGGTCGACGACCGCGTCACGGGCCTCGGCATCACCACCGAGCAGAACGGGATGCCGACGATCATCGGCTACTCGAACGACTACCACGGGGCGTTCGGCGAGTACATCGTCGTCGACGCCTTCTGGGTGCGGCATGTGCCCGACGGCCTCTCGCTCGAACACGCGTCCCTGGCCGAACCGCTGCACGTCGGCGAGATGCACATGCAGCAGTCGGGGCTGACGCCCGCGGACACCGCGCTGGTGATCGGCTGCGGCTCGATCGGTCTGGGCACGATCCTGGCCGCGAAAGCCGCAGGCGCGCACCTCGTCCTCGCCTCCGAGCCGTCGCCGAAGCGGCGCGAGCTCGCCGCGAAGATGGGCGCCGACATCGTCGTCGACCCCACCGAACAGGACCCGATCGACGTCTACAACGAGTTGCTGGGCAGCGGCAAGACCGGCGGTGGCCTGTTGATCGCCTATGAGTGCAGCGGCCGGGTCGGCACGCTCAATACCCTGACCCACACACTGCCGTGGGGGTCGCGCATCCAGGTGGTGGCATCGCCGTTCGCGGAGGAGACCATCATCCCGGTGGTCGCGCAGATGCGACAGATCGCGATCAACTTCGGGCACGGCCCGTACGAGCAGGCCTACGAAAAGGCGCTGGGCCGGCTGGCGGCGGGGGAGATCGACGCCGAGGCACTGATCACCGGACGCACCGGGCTCGACGGCATTGCGGACGCGTTCACCGCGCTGCGGAATCCGGACGAGCACGTCAAGATCCTGGTACTGCCGTCTCGGTCGTGA
- a CDS encoding TetR/AcrR family transcriptional regulator — protein MSGTSQNRQGNATRAKLVKTAEKLFAEQGVDAVSVRSVNAAAGLGAASVHYHFGSKDELLRAVVLDLGAAVGSAIQANVDVLAADSAAPSPDALVRAVTAPYLDLLRRQRTRGMRWIKIMAQITQAGPADENIEPKLRVALLAQVRRAFPNADEARLEARWAVSIMGFVQGLSRADEWDRAKLSAPALEAFYEDLVTFVVGGTERLLNS, from the coding sequence GTGTCGGGCACATCGCAGAACCGCCAGGGCAATGCCACCCGCGCCAAGTTGGTGAAGACGGCCGAGAAGCTCTTCGCCGAGCAGGGCGTGGACGCCGTCTCGGTGCGCTCGGTCAATGCGGCGGCGGGCCTCGGCGCCGCCTCGGTGCACTACCACTTCGGTTCCAAGGATGAGCTGCTGCGCGCGGTGGTGCTCGACCTCGGCGCCGCGGTGGGCTCGGCCATCCAGGCGAATGTCGATGTGCTGGCAGCGGATTCGGCCGCGCCGTCGCCCGACGCATTGGTCCGCGCCGTCACCGCACCCTATCTCGATCTGCTCCGGCGCCAGCGCACTCGCGGTATGCGCTGGATCAAGATCATGGCCCAGATCACCCAGGCCGGCCCGGCCGACGAGAACATCGAGCCCAAGCTGCGCGTCGCCCTGCTGGCACAGGTGCGGCGGGCCTTCCCGAACGCCGACGAGGCCCGGCTCGAGGCCCGCTGGGCGGTGTCGATCATGGGCTTCGTGCAGGGCCTCAGCCGCGCCGACGAATGGGACCGCGCCAAGCTGTCGGCCCCGGCCCTGGAAGCGTTCTACGAAGACCTCGTGACGTTCGTCGTCGGCGGCACCGAGCGCCTCTTGAATTCTTAA
- a CDS encoding CoA-acylating methylmalonate-semialdehyde dehydrogenase — protein sequence MTTSQTISHWINNDVFTGSSGQSAPVTNPATGQVTGQVALASVEDAQTVINAAVAAFPAWRDTSITKRVQTLFAFRELLNARREELAAIITAEHGKVLSDAMGEVARGIEVVEFACGIPHLLKGGYAENASTNVDVYNIRQALGPVAIIAPFNFPAMVPMWFFPIAIAAGNTVVVKPSEKDPSSSLWMAELWKEAGLPDGVFNVLQGDKTAVDELLTNPAIKAVSFVGSTPIAQYVYRTATASGKRVQALGGAKNHAVILPDADLDLAADSMVNAGFGSAGERCMAISACVAVGPIADDLVAKIVERAAAIKTGDGAKDSDMGPLITKVHRDKVAAYIDAGEAEGAKVVLDGRNLTVEGAEDGFWLGPTLLDNVTPEMSVYTDEIFGPVLSVVRVETYDEALALINNNPYGNGTAIFTNDGGAARRFQNEVEVGMVGINVPIPVPMAFFSFGGWKASLFGDTHAYGPEGVQFFTRAKAVTQRWADPSHGGINLGFPENN from the coding sequence ATGACCACCTCGCAGACCATCTCGCACTGGATCAACAACGACGTCTTCACCGGATCCTCGGGACAGTCGGCACCGGTCACCAACCCGGCCACCGGCCAGGTCACCGGCCAGGTCGCGCTAGCCAGCGTCGAGGACGCGCAGACCGTCATCAACGCCGCCGTCGCCGCCTTCCCGGCCTGGCGCGACACCTCGATCACCAAGCGCGTGCAGACGCTGTTCGCCTTCCGCGAGCTGCTCAACGCCCGCCGCGAAGAGCTCGCCGCGATCATCACCGCCGAGCACGGCAAGGTGCTCTCCGACGCCATGGGTGAGGTCGCCCGCGGCATCGAGGTCGTCGAATTCGCCTGTGGCATCCCGCATCTGCTCAAGGGCGGCTACGCCGAGAACGCCTCCACCAACGTCGACGTCTACAACATCCGGCAGGCCCTCGGCCCCGTCGCCATCATCGCGCCGTTCAACTTCCCGGCCATGGTGCCGATGTGGTTCTTCCCCATCGCCATCGCCGCCGGCAACACCGTCGTCGTCAAGCCGTCCGAGAAGGACCCGTCGTCCTCGCTGTGGATGGCCGAACTGTGGAAGGAAGCCGGCCTGCCCGACGGCGTCTTCAACGTCCTGCAGGGCGACAAGACCGCCGTCGACGAGCTCCTGACCAACCCCGCCATCAAGGCCGTCTCGTTCGTCGGCTCCACCCCGATCGCACAGTACGTCTACCGGACCGCCACCGCCTCCGGCAAGCGCGTGCAGGCCCTTGGCGGCGCCAAGAACCACGCCGTGATCCTGCCCGACGCCGACCTCGATCTGGCCGCCGACAGCATGGTCAACGCCGGCTTCGGCTCGGCCGGTGAGCGCTGCATGGCCATCTCGGCCTGCGTCGCGGTCGGTCCGATCGCCGACGACCTCGTCGCCAAGATCGTCGAGCGTGCCGCCGCCATCAAGACCGGTGACGGCGCCAAGGACTCCGACATGGGCCCGCTGATCACCAAGGTGCACCGCGACAAGGTCGCCGCCTACATCGACGCCGGCGAGGCCGAGGGCGCCAAGGTCGTGCTCGACGGTCGCAACCTGACCGTCGAGGGCGCCGAAGACGGCTTCTGGCTCGGCCCGACGCTGCTCGACAACGTCACCCCCGAGATGAGCGTCTACACCGACGAGATCTTCGGCCCCGTGCTGTCGGTCGTGCGCGTCGAAACCTACGACGAGGCATTGGCCCTCATCAACAACAACCCCTACGGCAACGGCACCGCGATCTTCACCAACGACGGTGGCGCGGCCCGCCGGTTCCAGAACGAGGTCGAGGTCGGCATGGTCGGCATCAACGTCCCGATCCCGGTTCCCATGGCGTTCTTCAGCTTCGGCGGCTGGAAGGCCTCGCTGTTCGGCGACACCCACGCCTACGGCCCCGAAGGCGTCCAGTTCTTCACCCGCGCCAAGGCCGTCACCCAGCGCTGGGCCGACCCCAGCCACGGTGGCATCAACCTGGGCTTCCCGGAAAACAACTGA